From Paraglaciecola sp. L1A13:
CCAATCACCAATACGAAAAGGTCGAGTAGAAGCTAAGTAGAAAAAACCGATTACGCACTGAATAAACTCTCGGGTGGCCAATACAATAGCCACCGCAAACGCTGCAATAGACAAAGCGAAGTTTTGTAATTCCCCAGCCCACAAACTAAGCAACAGAAATAACATCACGAAATTCAAAAAGTTCTTAATGTTATTAACGAGATCGCGCTTGTCTTTTCCTTTGCTTATCGCGCGATTACGCACCACTTTGACTAACGTGTGCTTCACCCCGAGTGTGAGAGAACCCACAATGATAGTGAGCACAACTTTGTTACTAAACAGAGCGCTAAGGAAAAAAGTAATTTGTTCTAAAAAATTTGGGAAATCTATACTCATTTACGGCTTCATACTTGTAAGGCTATTCGAAAAAACGGTCACGTCATCAATACAAACTTGAGCGTTACGCTTTATATAAGCCTACTAAGGGTAGGCATGCCAACTCAAGTGTCAATATCGGCGCTATTTTAGCATGCTTACCAATGATGAATCCGCTGGTGATATGATTATTTTTTACGTGGCTGCTGAATTTTTTGTTCTGGTCTGTCAGTCACTTTACCGACCGTTTTCCACTTAGCCCGAGGGTTAATAATACTGGGGCGAGTCAAAATTAGGTTATTCGGGTAAACAATAATTTCTCTGTCTTCAGTGATCAATTTCGTGTTGAACAGATTGATCTCAGTGATAAAGCCTTCTACATAATTATCTGCATCAATCACCCGAATAAAATTACCCCGTCGGAAAGACGTTTGAAACAACAATAAAAAATACGCTGTGATATTACTCAACAAAGACCAACTGGCAAAAAATGCCACACCCGTAAGCGTAATCAACGATGTTGAAATAACCAATAAACCACTAAAATCGA
This genomic window contains:
- a CDS encoding mechanosensitive ion channel domain-containing protein, whose amino-acid sequence is MLETHWVNNVIDWAHQYMGSLIWTAVMLIVYVVITKLTLPRIEKKIDESNLKTPEVLRAYHIIRLVFGILTFAVILIAWGIDFSGLLVISTSLITLTGVAFFASWSLLSNITAYFLLLFQTSFRRGNFIRVIDADNYVEGFITEINLFNTKLITEDREIIVYPNNLILTRPSIINPRAKWKTVGKVTDRPEQKIQQPRKK